From the Roseibium salinum genome, one window contains:
- a CDS encoding DUF1499 domain-containing protein, translated as MGWTVVGELPPDLLDDPTWLQAEGTTQILGLKHDVALRIRPDAVGALLDVRATSRTTLKDLSGNPDHIRTVFAEIDRVLLETYGDLARLSVEEAGLDEEELLPQPQEEPRETIPQPGFKPYIESEDEPVADDLGLSDLEG; from the coding sequence TTGGGATGGACTGTTGTCGGCGAGTTGCCGCCTGATCTGCTCGATGATCCCACGTGGCTCCAGGCCGAAGGCACCACGCAGATCCTCGGATTGAAGCATGACGTGGCGCTCCGCATCCGCCCCGACGCGGTCGGCGCGCTTCTGGATGTCCGCGCCACATCGCGAACAACCTTGAAGGATCTGTCAGGCAACCCCGACCACATCCGTACCGTCTTCGCTGAAATCGACCGGGTGCTGCTGGAAACCTACGGCGATCTGGCCCGCCTCTCTGTCGAGGAAGCCGGCCTGGACGAGGAGGAATTGCTGCCACAGCCGCAGGAGGAACCGCGCGAGACCATCCCGCAGCCGGGCTTCAAGCCCTACATCGAGAGCGAGGACGAACCGGTCGCGGATGATCTCGGGCTGAGCGACCTCGAAGGCTGA
- a CDS encoding MBL fold metallo-hydrolase: MKHDRDFDPTYGTAVELLPGLRRLTAHNPGPFTFFGTNTYLLGTDRLVVVDPGPALPDHIGDIVKAAGGARIEAILVSHTHVDHSPGARLLKEQTGAAIVGCGIHRAARELLEDEINPLDASGDKDYLPDRELRDGEVLQAAGLSLETIETPGHTANHLCFVLQGEDVLLSADHVMGWSTSIVAPPDGSMRDYMVSIDKLLDRPEQTYFPGHGGVLRNALAYVGELKRHRLNREASILEELAAGPATIAQIVARLYVEVDPALHPAAALSVFAHLEDLAARGLVSAAPGLSLTAEFRLERRTD, translated from the coding sequence ATGAAACACGATCGCGACTTCGACCCCACCTACGGAACCGCCGTTGAACTGCTGCCCGGCCTGCGCCGGCTGACGGCGCACAATCCCGGCCCCTTTACCTTCTTCGGCACCAACACCTATCTGCTCGGCACGGACCGGCTCGTGGTCGTCGATCCCGGTCCCGCTCTGCCGGACCATATCGGCGACATCGTAAAGGCGGCCGGCGGCGCGCGGATCGAAGCCATCCTGGTCAGCCACACACATGTGGACCATTCGCCGGGGGCACGCCTGCTCAAGGAACAGACCGGGGCAGCGATCGTCGGCTGCGGCATCCACCGGGCTGCCCGGGAGCTGCTGGAGGATGAGATCAATCCGCTCGACGCCAGCGGCGACAAGGACTATCTGCCGGACCGGGAGCTGCGGGATGGCGAAGTTCTCCAGGCGGCGGGTCTGTCGCTGGAGACGATCGAGACGCCCGGGCACACGGCAAATCATCTGTGTTTTGTGCTGCAGGGCGAGGACGTTCTCCTTTCCGCCGATCATGTCATGGGCTGGTCCACGTCGATCGTCGCGCCGCCCGACGGCAGCATGAGGGACTACATGGTCTCCATCGACAAACTTCTGGACCGGCCGGAGCAGACCTATTTTCCCGGCCATGGCGGCGTTCTCCGCAACGCCCTCGCCTATGTCGGCGAGTTGAAACGCCACCGTCTGAACAGGGAAGCCTCGATCCTGGAAGAACTCGCCGCAGGTCCGGCGACCATTGCGCAGATCGTCGCCAGGCTCTACGTGGAGGTCGACCCTGCCCTCCACCCGGCCGCCGCGCTTTCGGTTTTCGCCCATCTTGAGGATCTGGCCGCGCGCGGCCTGGTGTCCGCTGCGCCGGGCCTGTCCCTGACGGCGGAATTCAGGCTAGAGCGCAGGACCGATTGA
- a CDS encoding SRPBCC family protein, whose product MTHETECRFESLLDLPRERAFSLFVDRPDLWWSSPFSEAGEGPVEAGIEPFPGGRCYEIDKKGRRRIWGTVLSIEPPLYLRLAWQVSQEGVEIADPAAASRVMVNFRESGDATRLEIVHDAFLRHGEHGPSYLEQMRRPEGWPRIIANLKEAARTAVWR is encoded by the coding sequence ATGACACACGAAACTGAATGCCGGTTCGAGAGCCTTTTGGACCTGCCGCGAGAGCGCGCCTTTTCCCTGTTTGTCGATCGGCCTGATCTGTGGTGGTCCTCGCCGTTCTCCGAGGCAGGCGAGGGACCCGTCGAAGCCGGCATAGAACCTTTTCCCGGCGGCCGTTGCTATGAGATCGACAAAAAGGGCCGCCGCCGGATCTGGGGGACGGTGCTTTCGATCGAGCCTCCGCTGTATCTCCGTCTGGCCTGGCAGGTCTCGCAGGAGGGAGTTGAGATCGCCGATCCGGCTGCGGCGAGCCGGGTGATGGTGAATTTCAGGGAATCGGGCGATGCAACACGCCTGGAGATCGTGCATGACGCCTTTCTCCGCCACGGGGAACATGGCCCGTCCTATCTTGAACAGATGCGCCGGCCGGAAGGATGGCCCCGGATCATCGCCAATCTGAAGGAAGCCGCCCGCACGGCCGTGTGGCGGTGA